The following coding sequences lie in one Cercospora beticola chromosome 9, complete sequence genomic window:
- a CDS encoding uncharacterized protein (antiSMASH:Cluster_4) — protein sequence MMPAAEPACSSIFVNSRKRSIAGASWQDMPFWNEYTISARCRACGLRSQLPIRFAHCTQWVCGFDVQQPITKRTLSFPAAVVSLSLLHMNMHLVANAYIYDHIGLAEDSLRLYFDSESC from the coding sequence ATGATGCCCGCTGCGGAACCGGCATGCTCCAGCATATTCGTGAACTCGCGAAAAAGAAGTATCGCGGGCGCGTCTTGGCAGGATATGCCGTTCTGGAACGAATACACCATTTCTGCCAGATGCAGAGCTTGTGGTTTGAGGAGTCAACTCCCGATCAGATTTGCGCATTGTACCCAATGGGTTTGTGGCTTCGACGTCCAGCAACCAATCACCAAACGGACACTCAGCTTCCCCGCTGCAGTAGTCAGCCTTTCTTTACTACACATGAACATGCATCTGGTCGCCAACGCATACATCTACGATCACATCGGCCTGGCAGAAGACTCCTTACGCCTGTACTTTGACAGCGAGTCGTGTTAG